From the genome of Blautia pseudococcoides, one region includes:
- a CDS encoding sirohydrochlorin cobaltochelatase yields MKTKKAILAVSFGTSHDDTRKVTIDAIEDSMRQAFPEYPVYRAWTSKMIIRKLKNRDNLIIPTVKEAMEQMMSDGITDVLVQPTHVINGIENDLMKEDALTYRDSFHSISFGDPLLTTEDDSHKVITAIADEFSHITKEQALVFMGHGTTHFANSIYAALDYTFKDKGYPNFFLGTVEAYPSMESLKKMLKAYQPKEVVLAPFMIVAGDHAKNDMAGDDPESWYSQFKDEGYEVKAVLKGLGEYKGIRRLFIDHIRAVDK; encoded by the coding sequence ATGAAGACAAAGAAAGCGATCCTGGCAGTCAGCTTCGGCACCAGCCATGATGACACCAGAAAGGTTACCATTGATGCCATCGAAGATTCCATGAGACAGGCTTTCCCGGAGTATCCTGTCTATCGGGCATGGACCAGCAAAATGATCATCCGAAAGCTTAAAAACCGGGATAACCTGATCATTCCCACTGTAAAGGAAGCCATGGAGCAGATGATGTCAGACGGCATTACAGATGTACTGGTACAGCCCACTCATGTGATCAATGGCATTGAAAATGACCTGATGAAGGAGGATGCCCTTACCTACCGGGATTCCTTCCATTCGATTTCTTTCGGGGACCCGCTTCTTACCACGGAGGATGACAGCCATAAAGTTATTACTGCTATTGCGGACGAATTCTCTCATATTACAAAGGAACAGGCACTGGTATTCATGGGGCACGGCACGACCCATTTTGCCAACTCCATCTATGCTGCCCTGGATTACACCTTCAAAGATAAAGGATATCCCAACTTCTTTTTGGGCACTGTGGAGGCCTACCCTTCTATGGAGAGTCTGAAAAAAATGCTGAAAGCCTACCAGCCGAAGGAAGTGGTGCTGGCGCCCTTTATGATCGTGGCCGGTGACCACGCCAAAAATGATATGGCGGGGGATGACCCGGAATCCTGGTACAGCCAGTTTAAGGACGAAGGATATGAAGTGAAGGCTGTGTTAAAAGGTCTCGGAGAATACAAGGGCATACGCCGTCTCTTTATTGACCACATCCGTGCAGTTGACAAATAA
- a CDS encoding cobyric acid synthase, whose amino-acid sequence MAKAIMVQGTMSNAGKSLLTAGLCRIFKQDGYKVAPFKSQNMALNSFITEEGLEMGRAQVMQAEAAGITPSVYMNPILLKPTNETGSQVIVNGEVLGTMSAREYFAYKRNLIPEVKKAYEKLASEYDIVVIEGAGSPAEINLKQEDLVNMGMAKMAKAPVLLVGDIDRGGVFAQLIGTVMLLEEDEREIVKGMIINKFRGDKTILDPGITMLEEKSGIPVVGVAPYLNIEVEDEDSLTERFDGKQEVDVIDIAVIRIPRISNFTDFNALEVIPGVSVRYVKTVGDLKNPDMIVLPGSKNTMEDLLWMRQNGLEAAILKKAAEGKIIFGVCGGYQMLGETLSDPDGVEAGGQIKGMGLLPMDTVFQGAKTRTRVEGSFPEVEGALKGLSGVSLAGYEIHMGISSLREGARPLVRITDTVKGSSKEDGAYAGNVYGSYVHGIFDKEEVAKKIVEAIGEVKGLDVSQMAGVEFAEFKETQYDILADGLRKHLDMKKIYEILEAGI is encoded by the coding sequence ATGGCAAAAGCAATTATGGTGCAGGGCACCATGTCAAATGCGGGGAAAAGTCTTTTGACGGCAGGTCTGTGCCGTATTTTCAAACAGGACGGATACAAGGTGGCGCCTTTTAAGTCACAGAATATGGCGCTTAATTCCTTCATCACAGAGGAGGGGCTGGAGATGGGCCGCGCCCAGGTGATGCAGGCTGAGGCCGCGGGCATTACGCCGTCTGTGTACATGAATCCTATTTTGTTAAAGCCTACAAATGAGACGGGCAGCCAGGTGATCGTAAACGGAGAGGTTCTGGGAACCATGAGTGCGAGAGAATATTTTGCATATAAAAGGAACCTGATCCCGGAAGTTAAGAAAGCTTATGAAAAACTGGCATCAGAATATGATATTGTAGTGATTGAAGGCGCGGGGAGTCCTGCGGAAATCAACCTGAAGCAGGAAGACCTTGTAAATATGGGAATGGCTAAAATGGCGAAAGCACCGGTGCTGCTGGTGGGGGATATTGACCGTGGCGGTGTGTTCGCGCAGCTGATCGGCACGGTGATGCTCCTTGAGGAGGACGAGCGGGAAATCGTCAAGGGCATGATCATCAATAAATTCCGGGGAGATAAGACCATTCTGGACCCGGGGATCACAATGCTGGAGGAAAAAAGCGGCATTCCCGTAGTGGGAGTGGCACCCTACCTGAATATCGAGGTGGAGGATGAGGACAGCCTAACCGAACGTTTTGACGGAAAACAGGAAGTGGATGTAATTGATATTGCCGTCATCCGTATTCCACGCATCTCCAATTTTACGGATTTCAATGCCCTGGAAGTGATACCGGGGGTATCGGTGCGTTATGTGAAAACGGTGGGTGATCTGAAGAATCCGGATATGATCGTGCTGCCGGGTTCCAAAAACACCATGGAAGACCTTCTCTGGATGCGGCAGAACGGTCTGGAGGCTGCGATTTTAAAGAAGGCAGCAGAGGGAAAGATCATTTTCGGTGTGTGCGGCGGTTACCAGATGCTGGGTGAAACTCTGTCGGACCCTGACGGTGTGGAGGCCGGAGGGCAGATAAAGGGCATGGGACTTCTTCCTATGGATACGGTATTTCAGGGGGCAAAGACAAGGACCCGAGTGGAGGGCAGTTTCCCGGAAGTGGAGGGCGCTTTGAAGGGGCTTTCCGGCGTGTCACTTGCAGGGTATGAAATCCATATGGGTATTTCGTCCCTGCGGGAAGGGGCCAGACCCCTTGTGAGGATCACGGATACCGTGAAAGGCAGTTCCAAAGAGGACGGGGCTTATGCGGGAAATGTTTACGGTTCCTATGTCCACGGTATTTTTGACAAAGAGGAAGTGGCAAAGAAGATAGTGGAAGCTATAGGGGAAGTAAAAGGCCTGGATGTAAGCCAGATGGCAGGTGTGGAGTTTGCAGAATTCAAGGAAACGCAGTATGATATTCTGGCAGATGGGCTGAGAAAACATCTGGATATGAAAAAGATATATGAAATCCTGGAAGCCGGCATATAG
- a CDS encoding bifunctional adenosylcobinamide kinase/adenosylcobinamide-phosphate guanylyltransferase, which yields MQLIIGGAFQGKKEYAMAVQGLEEKDMKDGAKASYEDIFSTRCLYHFHEWIRARLLENRDLSNLEEELSGKNPEIVLISNELGYGVVPVDAFDRKYREAVGRICTRTAARAKRVVRVTCGIGTVIKDA from the coding sequence ATGCAGCTTATTATAGGCGGAGCATTTCAGGGTAAAAAAGAATATGCTATGGCAGTGCAGGGGTTGGAGGAAAAGGATATGAAGGACGGTGCGAAAGCCTCCTATGAGGATATTTTTTCCACCAGATGCCTGTACCATTTCCATGAGTGGATACGTGCCAGGCTTTTGGAGAACAGGGATTTGTCCAATCTGGAGGAGGAACTGTCCGGGAAAAACCCTGAGATCGTGCTTATATCCAATGAATTGGGCTATGGCGTAGTTCCTGTGGATGCCTTTGACCGGAAATACCGGGAGGCTGTGGGCAGGATCTGTACCAGGACAGCAGCCAGAGCTAAGCGTGTTGTCCGGGTGACCTGCGGAATCGGGACGGTGATAAAAGATGCTTAA
- the cobT gene encoding nicotinate-nucleotide--dimethylbenzimidazole phosphoribosyltransferase, whose translation MKLEEALKRIEPVNEEVMEESRKRWDSIAHPLHSLGKLEDLLVQITGITGCLDIHLEKKALVPMCADNGVVEEGVTQTGQEITALVAENFLQTKAVSSIMCKTVGAEIFPVDVGVAKEVSILNRKIAYGTKNMTKEPAMTRQQAIRAMETGIEMVEMLKEKGYGVIATGEMGIGNTTTSSAVASVLLDMPVENMTGRGAGLSSAGLNRKINAIKKAVEVNKPDKNDAVDVVAKVGGFDIAAIAGLFLGGAALKIPVVIDGVISATGALVAAGICPTAKQYMIASHVSKEPAGHLLLQALGKEACLHCDMCLGEGTGAVAFFPLLDIATAVFYGMSDFGGMGMDAYVPLD comes from the coding sequence ATGAAACTGGAAGAGGCTTTAAAAAGGATTGAACCGGTCAATGAGGAAGTGATGGAGGAGAGCAGGAAGCGCTGGGACAGTATCGCACATCCCCTTCACAGCCTGGGCAAGCTGGAGGACCTGCTGGTACAGATCACCGGTATCACGGGATGCCTGGATATCCATCTGGAAAAGAAAGCACTTGTCCCCATGTGTGCGGACAATGGCGTGGTTGAGGAGGGCGTGACCCAGACCGGACAGGAGATCACAGCCCTTGTGGCAGAGAACTTCCTGCAGACAAAAGCGGTCTCCAGTATTATGTGTAAAACCGTTGGTGCGGAAATCTTCCCTGTAGATGTAGGGGTGGCAAAAGAGGTAAGTATCTTAAACCGCAAGATCGCCTACGGGACAAAAAATATGACAAAGGAGCCTGCCATGACAAGGCAGCAGGCCATCCGGGCCATGGAGACGGGTATCGAGATGGTGGAAATGCTGAAAGAAAAGGGCTATGGTGTGATCGCCACCGGTGAGATGGGGATCGGAAATACCACCACCAGCAGTGCAGTGGCTTCTGTGCTTCTTGATATGCCTGTGGAGAACATGACAGGCCGCGGCGCGGGACTTTCCAGTGCGGGACTGAACCGTAAGATCAATGCCATCAAAAAGGCTGTTGAGGTAAACAAACCGGATAAAAATGATGCGGTTGATGTGGTTGCAAAAGTGGGCGGATTTGATATCGCGGCAATTGCCGGACTGTTTTTGGGCGGCGCTGCCCTTAAAATTCCGGTGGTGATAGACGGTGTCATTTCAGCTACAGGTGCACTGGTTGCGGCCGGAATCTGTCCCACTGCAAAACAATATATGATTGCCAGCCATGTATCCAAAGAGCCTGCGGGCCATCTGCTTCTCCAGGCTCTTGGAAAGGAAGCCTGTCTTCACTGTGATATGTGCCTGGGAGAGGGTACAGGAGCAGTGGCGTTCTTCCCGCTTCTGGATATTGCCACAGCGGTATTTTACGGCATGAGCGATTTCGGCGGCATGGGCATGGATGCTTACGTGCCCTTAGATTGA
- the cobS gene encoding adenosylcobinamide-GDP ribazoletransferase: MRQSKAGQFWNSFKIAFSMYSKIPMPQSEWTKENMRYVMCFFPLIGVVIGGLSWLWGAYAPKVLDSRVFITIVLLLIPVAISGGIHLDGLLDTSDALNSYQPREKKLEILKDSNAGAFAIIVGICYFLLYFGVYSELTSAGLPVVCLGFVLSRGMGAFSIASFPMAKNTGLAAAFSDGAQKHAVRVVSVLFSLAAAVLMVLHQPVIGGSAVLGAALEYLYYYRMSMKQFGGITGDLAGFHMQICELAIALFAVAGEVIVRHL, translated from the coding sequence ATGAGACAGAGTAAAGCGGGACAGTTTTGGAACAGTTTTAAGATAGCGTTTTCCATGTATTCCAAGATTCCCATGCCACAGAGTGAATGGACAAAGGAAAATATGCGCTATGTCATGTGCTTTTTCCCATTGATCGGCGTGGTGATCGGGGGTCTCTCCTGGCTCTGGGGGGCATATGCCCCAAAAGTTCTGGACAGCCGTGTTTTTATCACAATAGTTCTGCTTCTGATTCCCGTTGCCATAAGCGGCGGCATTCATTTGGACGGCCTTCTGGATACCTCGGATGCCCTGAATTCCTATCAGCCCAGGGAGAAGAAACTGGAAATATTAAAAGATTCCAATGCAGGCGCTTTTGCTATTATTGTGGGTATCTGCTATTTTCTTCTGTATTTTGGTGTCTACAGTGAGCTGACGAGTGCGGGGCTTCCGGTGGTGTGTTTGGGATTTGTTCTCTCCAGAGGGATGGGGGCTTTTTCAATCGCGTCTTTTCCCATGGCAAAAAATACGGGGCTTGCGGCAGCTTTTTCAGATGGTGCCCAAAAACATGCGGTCAGGGTGGTTTCCGTATTATTCTCTCTGGCAGCAGCAGTACTGATGGTCCTTCATCAGCCGGTTATCGGCGGTTCTGCCGTTCTGGGCGCTGCGCTGGAATACCTGTACTACTACCGCATGTCCATGAAACAGTTCGGGGGGATCACGGGGGATCTGGCTGGTTTTCATATGCAGATCTGTGAACTTGCCATTGCCCTGTTCGCAGTGGCCGGTGAGGTGATCGTGCGTCATCTGTAA
- a CDS encoding NADase-type glycan-binding domain-containing protein, with product MKCERCGHELDNDDLFCSKCGKAVFEEYMDEDDIWEFYKSDEELKDIKKETAAAKESDPKEQRAENAAADPKEEKVGAEPPKPERTDHTETDGEGIVLGDTVTEELSQDTLGDTDAEAAERERETPPTFLQKEENPREESSYKPKKEKRQGEPEKRNPVWLISGCILIVCLLIGILWGVHAMQQMDEEKKAYYAKAEQEDKTAGAKGQDSENTQGSADKEADAKKETETGEKHNSGAEAEKEEKDKAAEKKEEKSKEEKKEEKKQEYFKPVDADSVDFSKFQKISIASTDQNSQQSSDKYDYSAASAADGDTASSWQEGEDGLGEGTGIRLDFDKAHKVRYMVLYLGNWRSEDMWKANARPASLTISVGDSQKKDVEFSNEKKAFCLSFDEPVEASYVSLYIKSGFEGDRWNDNCISEIELYE from the coding sequence ATGAAGTGTGAAAGATGCGGCCATGAACTGGACAACGACGATCTGTTCTGCTCAAAGTGCGGAAAAGCGGTGTTCGAGGAATACATGGATGAGGACGACATCTGGGAGTTTTATAAAAGCGATGAAGAACTGAAGGATATAAAAAAGGAAACCGCCGCAGCAAAAGAAAGCGATCCTAAAGAACAGAGAGCTGAAAATGCGGCAGCGGATCCAAAAGAAGAAAAAGTAGGGGCAGAACCTCCGAAACCTGAAAGGACAGACCATACAGAAACGGATGGGGAAGGCATTGTTCTCGGGGATACAGTGACGGAGGAGTTGAGTCAGGATACGTTAGGGGATACGGATGCAGAAGCGGCGGAGCGTGAGAGGGAGACGCCTCCAACATTTCTGCAGAAGGAGGAGAACCCCAGGGAAGAATCCTCCTACAAGCCGAAAAAAGAAAAGCGGCAGGGAGAACCGGAGAAGAGAAATCCGGTCTGGCTCATATCCGGATGTATTCTAATTGTCTGCCTTCTCATTGGAATTCTGTGGGGTGTACACGCCATGCAGCAGATGGATGAGGAAAAAAAGGCATACTATGCCAAGGCAGAACAGGAAGACAAAACAGCCGGTGCCAAGGGGCAGGATTCTGAAAATACGCAGGGGTCAGCCGATAAGGAAGCGGATGCCAAAAAAGAGACGGAAACCGGAGAGAAGCACAACAGCGGCGCAGAGGCTGAAAAAGAAGAAAAAGACAAAGCGGCGGAGAAAAAGGAAGAAAAATCCAAAGAAGAAAAAAAGGAAGAAAAGAAACAGGAATATTTTAAACCGGTGGATGCGGACAGCGTAGACTTTTCCAAATTCCAAAAAATCTCCATTGCTTCCACGGACCAGAATTCCCAGCAGTCCTCCGATAAATATGATTACAGCGCGGCCAGCGCTGCGGATGGGGATACTGCTTCCTCCTGGCAGGAGGGGGAAGACGGACTGGGGGAGGGTACCGGTATCCGTCTGGATTTTGACAAGGCTCACAAAGTGCGCTACATGGTACTTTACCTGGGGAACTGGAGAAGTGAGGACATGTGGAAGGCAAATGCCAGACCGGCGTCCCTGACGATCAGTGTGGGAGATTCCCAGAAGAAGGATGTGGAGTTTTCCAATGAAAAGAAGGCGTTCTGCCTTTCCTTTGATGAACCGGTGGAGGCCTCTTATGTATCCCTTTATATTAAAAGCGGATTTGAGGGAGACAGATGGAATGACAACTGTATTTCAGAAATTGAACTATATGAATAA
- the cbiB gene encoding adenosylcobinamide-phosphate synthase CbiB, giving the protein MVKWTALALVLGFLIDLLLGDPRWLYHPVRMIGNGITLLEKMLRRIFPKTAKGERTAGLFLVLLICIGSGGVPFLLLYLAYHIHTVLGIVLETFMCYQMLAVKSLKAESMRVYEELKKLDLPGARTAVSMIVGRDTKSLSEAGVTKAAVETIAENTSDGIIAPLFYMAIGGPALMFLYKGINTMDSMVGYKNDKYLNFGRYAARLDDIANYIPARISAWLMILASLCAGFDWKNAKKIFLRDRYNHASPNSAQTEAVMAGALDIQLAGNAFYFGKLYEKPTIGDAVREVEIQDIPRANRLLYVSAALGTLLFALIRMGIFLLY; this is encoded by the coding sequence ATGGTGAAATGGACAGCACTGGCCCTGGTACTGGGCTTTTTGATAGATTTGCTTTTGGGAGACCCCAGATGGCTGTACCATCCTGTCCGCATGATCGGAAACGGGATCACGCTGCTGGAAAAAATGCTGAGGCGGATTTTCCCCAAAACGGCCAAAGGGGAGAGAACAGCCGGGCTTTTTCTTGTACTGCTGATTTGTATCGGAAGCGGAGGGGTTCCGTTTTTACTTCTGTATCTGGCATATCATATCCATACGGTCCTGGGAATTGTGCTGGAGACCTTTATGTGTTATCAGATGCTGGCAGTGAAATCCCTGAAGGCGGAGAGTATGCGGGTGTATGAGGAACTGAAAAAATTGGATCTGCCGGGAGCCAGAACAGCGGTTTCCATGATCGTGGGAAGAGATACCAAGAGTCTGTCTGAAGCAGGTGTGACGAAGGCAGCAGTGGAAACTATTGCGGAAAACACATCCGATGGAATTATTGCCCCTCTGTTTTACATGGCGATAGGGGGTCCTGCCCTTATGTTCCTGTATAAGGGGATCAATACCATGGACTCCATGGTGGGATATAAAAATGACAAATATCTGAATTTTGGACGGTATGCGGCCAGACTGGACGATATTGCCAATTACATACCGGCCAGGATCAGTGCCTGGCTGATGATACTGGCCTCCCTGTGCGCGGGATTTGACTGGAAAAATGCAAAGAAAATATTTTTGAGGGACCGCTACAATCATGCAAGCCCTAATTCTGCCCAGACAGAGGCAGTCATGGCAGGTGCGCTGGATATCCAGCTTGCGGGAAATGCGTTTTATTTCGGAAAATTATATGAAAAACCAACGATCGGAGATGCGGTCAGGGAAGTGGAGATACAGGATATTCCAAGGGCAAACCGCCTTCTGTATGTAAGTGCAGCCCTGGGAACCCTGCTTTTTGCACTGATCCGCATGGGCATTTTTTTGTTATATTAG
- the cbiQ gene encoding cobalt ECF transporter T component CbiQ gives MITIDKLCYNSKLRYENAGEKFAFAMITLLFCVMSRSIVVACMVLAVTGILTVYKGGIPFSRYIHFMTVPLAFLILSTIAIVLNLKHEPLDLFAVSMGSWYLTGSVDALLYALQLILTALSAVSCLYFLSMTTPIPDILNVLGKLHCPKLMIELMLLIYRFIFVLLDTAYYISTSQNSRLGNRNYKTSLKSFGALGSVLMIRAVKRSNALYSAMEARCYDGTIHVLNETYPPKKKVIVWIVLFEIILFSITIWRRFFA, from the coding sequence ATGATAACCATTGATAAGCTTTGTTACAATTCTAAGCTTAGATATGAAAATGCCGGTGAAAAGTTTGCGTTCGCGATGATTACACTTCTTTTCTGTGTAATGAGTCGTTCCATCGTGGTCGCATGCATGGTTTTAGCAGTCACAGGGATTCTCACCGTTTATAAGGGGGGAATCCCTTTTTCCCGCTATATACATTTTATGACTGTGCCGCTGGCTTTCCTGATTCTGAGCACCATTGCCATTGTTCTGAATTTGAAACACGAGCCCCTGGATCTATTTGCTGTTTCTATGGGCAGTTGGTATCTCACAGGGAGCGTGGACGCGCTGCTTTATGCCCTGCAGTTGATTCTGACAGCCCTGTCCGCAGTCTCCTGCCTGTATTTTCTGTCCATGACAACCCCTATACCGGACATTCTGAATGTACTGGGAAAGCTGCACTGCCCCAAACTGATGATTGAGCTGATGCTGCTGATTTACCGTTTTATTTTTGTGCTGCTGGATACTGCCTATTATATTTCCACGTCACAGAACAGCCGCCTGGGAAATAGAAATTACAAGACAAGCTTAAAGTCCTTCGGTGCCCTGGGATCTGTCCTGATGATCCGGGCGGTTAAGCGTTCCAATGCCCTCTACAGCGCCATGGAGGCACGCTGCTATGACGGCACCATCCATGTTTTGAATGAAACCTATCCTCCCAAGAAAAAAGTGATCGTGTGGATCGTTTTATTTGAAATCATTTTATTTTCCATAACTATCTGGAGGAGGTTCTTCGCATGA
- a CDS encoding pyridoxal phosphate-dependent aminotransferase: MISYHTHGGDVYRHQNVTDFSANCNPFGTPESVKQAVARAMEQICHYPDVKCERLRDAISHYEGVPAEQVICGNGAADLIFALVLALKPKKALLPAPTFAEYEQALATVDCEIKRYVLEESRGFSVGREFLDRITEDLDMVFLCNPNNPTGVLMEQTFLREVLLRCQECGCILMLDECFVDFVEHPEAHTMKPFLEQYNSLFLLKAFTKRYAMAGVRLGYALCGNRELLENMQMVTQPWNVSILAQEAGIAALSEKEYVEHSMAVIHRERTYLLEGLGRLGYETFASSANYIFFKGPINLQKSCLDKGILIRDCSNYYGLSKGYYRIAVRLREENDKLLRVLGEIPAAGSKNRQIP; encoded by the coding sequence ATGATAAGTTACCACACCCATGGCGGTGATGTCTACCGCCATCAAAATGTGACGGATTTTTCCGCAAACTGTAATCCTTTCGGCACCCCGGAGTCTGTAAAGCAGGCTGTAGCCAGGGCCATGGAGCAGATCTGCCATTATCCGGATGTAAAATGTGAGCGTCTCAGAGATGCCATCAGTCATTATGAGGGGGTTCCCGCAGAACAGGTTATCTGCGGAAATGGTGCGGCGGATTTGATCTTTGCCCTGGTACTGGCGCTGAAGCCAAAAAAGGCGCTGCTTCCTGCCCCGACCTTTGCGGAATATGAGCAGGCGCTTGCCACGGTAGACTGTGAGATTAAGCGGTATGTGCTGGAGGAGAGCCGTGGATTTTCCGTGGGAAGGGAATTTCTGGATCGTATCACAGAGGATTTGGATATGGTTTTTCTCTGCAATCCCAACAACCCCACAGGTGTGCTCATGGAGCAGACATTTTTGAGAGAAGTGCTGCTTCGCTGCCAGGAATGCGGCTGTATCCTTATGCTGGATGAGTGTTTTGTTGACTTTGTGGAACATCCCGAAGCGCACACCATGAAACCTTTTTTAGAGCAGTATAACAGCCTTTTTCTGCTGAAGGCATTTACAAAACGATATGCCATGGCCGGTGTCAGGCTGGGATACGCGCTGTGCGGGAACAGGGAACTCCTTGAAAATATGCAGATGGTGACCCAGCCCTGGAATGTGTCAATTCTGGCTCAGGAGGCCGGCATCGCCGCACTTTCGGAGAAGGAATATGTGGAGCATTCCATGGCCGTGATACACAGGGAACGCACGTATCTTTTGGAAGGCCTTGGGCGACTGGGATATGAGACGTTTGCCTCAAGCGCCAACTATATTTTTTTTAAAGGGCCGATAAACCTTCAAAAGAGCTGTCTTGACAAGGGGATTTTAATTCGGGACTGCAGCAACTACTACGGGCTTTCCAAAGGGTATTACCGGATCGCGGTGAGACTCAGGGAAGAAAATGATAAACTTCTGCGCGTGCTTGGAGAGATACCGGCGGCAGGCAGCAAGAATAGACAGATACCATAA
- a CDS encoding precorrin-8X methylmutase, with translation MKTELENVRPKEIETRSFEIITEELGDKILVPGTELIVKRCIHTSADFDYADNLCFSDHAVEQAVQAIKNGACIVTDTQMAKAGINKKALKKYGGEVFCFMSDEDVACAAKSQGSTRAVASMDKAVSIGKPLIFAIGNAPTALVRLYELINEKKISPYLIIGVPVGFVNVVQSKEMIMETGVPYIVARGRKGGSNIAACICNALLYMIDNERDYWK, from the coding sequence ATGAAGACAGAATTAGAAAATGTAAGACCAAAAGAGATTGAAACCAGAAGTTTTGAGATTATCACAGAGGAGCTGGGGGACAAAATACTGGTGCCCGGTACAGAGCTGATCGTAAAACGCTGCATCCATACAAGTGCAGATTTTGACTATGCAGATAATCTCTGTTTTTCCGACCATGCAGTGGAACAGGCGGTCCAGGCCATTAAAAACGGTGCCTGTATTGTGACAGATACGCAGATGGCAAAAGCGGGTATCAACAAGAAAGCGCTTAAAAAGTACGGCGGGGAGGTTTTTTGTTTTATGTCTGATGAGGATGTTGCCTGTGCGGCAAAAAGTCAGGGATCCACCCGGGCAGTGGCAAGTATGGATAAGGCTGTCTCTATAGGAAAACCTCTTATTTTTGCCATCGGCAATGCGCCCACAGCCCTGGTCCGCCTGTACGAACTGATAAATGAGAAAAAAATTTCCCCATATCTTATAATTGGTGTTCCGGTAGGCTTTGTAAATGTGGTACAATCTAAGGAAATGATCATGGAGACAGGGGTGCCCTACATTGTAGCAAGGGGAAGAAAAGGCGGCAGCAATATCGCAGCCTGTATCTGCAATGCACTTCTCTATATGATCGATAATGAGAGAGATTACTGGAAATAG
- a CDS encoding histidine phosphatase family protein: MLKIMLIRHSMTAGNKLGRYIGSRTDEPLSREGICLLEKFSYPPVKRVFVSPMLRCTQTAEILFPGIEKETEERLKECDFGIFENRNYKELSGEPRYQAWIDSNGTLPFPEGESQEGFRKRCVEGFVRCLGQCLEDGISTAAFVVHGGTIMSILSILADSDRSYFDWQVKNAQGYEILVDEKKWKEGQKVEVTGKYTQEGFGKIW, from the coding sequence ATGCTTAAAATCATGTTGATCCGCCATTCCATGACAGCCGGAAACAAGCTGGGACGTTACATCGGATCCCGCACAGACGAGCCTCTTAGCAGGGAGGGGATCTGTCTCCTTGAAAAATTCTCCTACCCGCCTGTAAAGCGGGTTTTTGTAAGCCCCATGCTCCGGTGCACCCAGACTGCGGAAATTTTGTTTCCGGGAATAGAAAAAGAGACGGAAGAACGATTGAAAGAGTGCGATTTCGGAATATTTGAGAACAGGAATTATAAGGAGCTTTCCGGGGAACCCAGATACCAGGCATGGATTGACAGTAACGGAACCCTGCCTTTTCCGGAGGGGGAAAGTCAGGAGGGATTCAGGAAACGTTGTGTGGAGGGATTTGTCCGCTGCCTGGGGCAGTGTCTGGAGGACGGGATTTCTACAGCGGCTTTCGTGGTGCACGGCGGAACCATTATGAGTATCCTCAGTATCCTTGCTGACTCAGACCGAAGTTATTTTGACTGGCAGGTAAAGAATGCCCAGGGCTATGAGATACTGGTTGATGAAAAAAAATGGAAAGAGGGTCAAAAGGTAGAGGTGACCGGAAAATATACACAGGAAGGATTTGGCAAGATATGGTGA
- a CDS encoding bifunctional adenosylcobinamide kinase/adenosylcobinamide-phosphate guanylyltransferase, giving the protein MITLVTGGSGSGKSAFAEDMLTGFGDGDRIYIATMYPFDEESKKRVERHRRMRAEKKFTTIECYTGLKNVQVPKGACVLLECLSNLTANEMFQEDGAGSRTVKAVLEGIASLDAQAAELVIVTNEIFSDGIEYDEETRQYQKYLGEINRETARRACQVTEVVYGLPLTYKSRTDKNDRMGEMCDETE; this is encoded by the coding sequence ATGATAACTTTGGTGACAGGGGGAAGCGGGAGCGGAAAATCTGCCTTTGCGGAGGATATGCTGACAGGATTCGGCGATGGCGACAGGATTTATATAGCTACCATGTACCCCTTTGATGAGGAGAGCAAGAAGCGTGTGGAACGCCACAGGCGTATGCGTGCGGAAAAAAAATTTACAACAATAGAGTGTTACACAGGGCTTAAAAACGTGCAGGTGCCAAAAGGCGCCTGTGTACTTCTGGAATGCCTGTCCAACCTGACAGCCAATGAGATGTTTCAGGAAGATGGTGCCGGGAGCCGTACGGTGAAGGCGGTTCTGGAGGGTATTGCCTCCCTGGATGCCCAGGCAGCGGAGCTGGTGATTGTAACAAATGAGATTTTTTCAGACGGGATCGAGTATGATGAGGAGACCAGGCAGTACCAGAAATATCTGGGTGAGATCAACCGGGAAACTGCACGCCGGGCCTGCCAGGTCACAGAGGTCGTGTATGGCCTGCCCCTCACATACAAGAGCAGGACAGATAAAAATGACAGGATGGGGGAAATGTGTGATGAGACAGAGTAA